A region of Scleropages formosus chromosome 2, fSclFor1.1, whole genome shotgun sequence DNA encodes the following proteins:
- the LOC108922358 gene encoding tumor necrosis factor receptor superfamily member 14-like: protein MEPTLLHIWDKNKPLRYVVILLVKYFCSACDLAEYEIYGECCPMCSPGTRVYGHCTMYTSTSCVPCDGFTFTDKPNGLSDCIPCTMCDQGLGLKTVKECTASSDAVCGALEGNYCTDPYEGGCRAAKKHTTCKPGHFIKHPGTLSSDTVCDSCPENSYSNGSSEFCKKHTNCETKGLPTVKPGDSVSDSKCGEKNSGHLIAVIIGPIIAAVLTTATVAIFIF from the exons ATGGAACCCACTTTACTACACATCTGGGACAAAAACAAGCCCCTGAG ATATGTTGTAATCCTGCTCGTAAAATACTTTTGTTCTGCATGTGATCTGgctgaatatgaaatatatggAGAGTGCTGCCCAATGTGTTCGCCTG GAACTCGTGTTTACGGACACTGTACGATGTACACCAGTACATCTTGTGTTCCATGTGATGGATTCACTTTCACTGATAAACCAAATGGTCTCAGTGACTGCATACCATGTACAATGTGTGaccaag GTCTTGGTTTAAAGACGGTGAAGGAGTGTACAGCATCTTCAGACGCAGTGTGTGGAGCTCTGGAAGGAAACTATTGTACTGATCCTTATGagggaggatgtagagcagcaaagaaacacacaacctgcaaacctggacacttcatcaaaCACCCTG GAACATTGTCTTctgacactgtgtgtgacagCTGCCCAGAAAATTCCTACTCAAATGGATCTTCAGaattctgcaaaaaacacacaaa TTGTGAGACCAAAGGACTTCCCACAGTGAAACCAGGAGACAGTGTGTCTGATTCTAAATGTGGAGAGAAGAATTCTGGACATCTTATAGCTGTGATTATAGGTCCAATTATAGCTGCAGTTCTTACAACAGCAACTGTAGCAATATTCATATTCTAG